GGTGAGATTGCAGGTCAACGTTGGACCAAGGATCACGACTGCTCCGACTGCCACAGCAGTATGCCGGGGTGCGAGTTTCACACTGCAGGTGGAGGCAACGGGGACTGCTCCGTTGCAGTACCAGTGGTATCGGGATAATGTCCCAATCGCTGGGGCGACGCAGCCTACGTATCAAGACGTAGCAGCCCAGACAGCTTCGTACTTCGTGGAGGTGCGGAACACCTGCGGAACGGTGCGAACCGATCCTGTCACGGTCCGCGTCAAGGAGCCGCCTCAGATCACGCAGCACCCACAAGGCGGGACCTTTGCCCCAGGGTCGCAGGTGACATTGAGTGTACAAGCAACAGGCGAACCTCCGCTGAGCTATCAGTGGTACCGAGATGGAGTCCCGCTGTCAGGGGCCACGAGCTCTACGTACGTGATTCCTAACATGGCCCGTTCGGACGAGGGTACTTACTTCTGCGTTGTGAGCAACGAATGTGGCTCAGATACTAGCGACAGGGTAGTGCTGCGGCTCACAGGTATTGTCGAGCAGGCGTCGCATGGAGGGAACATCCTGTGGGCAGTGGCGCCGCATCCGGTCAATGCAAGTGCTTCCATTCGATACCGCCTCCAAGAGGGTGGCTGGATGCGGCTGAGCATCTTGGATGTCTTCGGCCGACCGATCGTTCTCCTGTCAGAGGGTGTCGTTGCAGCTGGAGAGTACAGCCAACGCTTGGACGTTGCAGCCCTGGGGCTTGCACCTGGTGCTTACATCTACCAGCTTGAGACTGCTCGAGGGGTTGTCCGGCAGCTCATGATCGTTGCACGGTGATCGTTCGACATTCTGGGGAGCCCACTCTGTGGCGGGTCCACGGGGTGGGCTCTTTTTTTGCCAAGGCTAGTGTGGGGCTACTCCAGCTATGCTGGCTATCGTACGTAGGGGTAGCTGGGCGCTGTGCCTTTGCAGATCGGCACCTGCACTACCAGCAGCAGGAGCTCTCCAGCGAACGCCCGATGCTTCCCTTTTGGTACGAGACTCCCGACGGCCGCTTTCGGCTCCACTACGCCCTTTCGGGGAGGGATGCTGTGCCCTCTGGTGACTACGATAGGAATGGCCTTCCCGATTACCTTGACACGGCTGCTGCTCTGCTCCGGTATGTCTACACTGTTCTCGTTGACAGTCTCCAGTATCCACCGCCACCATTGGACAGTGGCAGAGGGGGATCTTCGGCGTACGACGTTTACTTCGTTGATTTGGGAGGGCGCGGACTCTATGGGGAGACCGTGCCCGAGCAATTGCTCCCGCATGGCGTCTACCCCTGCTTCTCCTCGTTTCTCCTCTTGGACAACGATTACAGCCCTTTGGATTCCTCCAACCGGCGCCCTACCTACAGAGAGACAGGTGTGCGGGCTCTCCGGATAGCGATTGCACACGAGTTGTACCATGCCATTCAGTTCGGCAACTACGGCATCGCTCAGCACGGAGTGCTCCTCTACGAGCTGGCCAGTACCTTCATGGAGTGGCGCGTTTTTCCGGACACACGAGATTACGAGCAGTTCTTGCCTGAGCTGTTCCATTCGCCTGAGCGATGCGTCTTCGGAGAGGCCGATAATCCAAGCTTAGGGTACCGGTTTGCTGTCTTCGGGCAGTACCTCTACGTGCGTTGGGGAGACGGAGTGCTCCGCCGAATGTGGGAGGGGATTGGGCGAGGGGCCCATCCGTATGCTGCTTTAGATACGGCTTTGCAGCAGGTCGGGGGGATTACTTTGGCAGATGCATGGTGCCAGTTCTTGCCGTGGATGTATTACACTGGGGAACGAGCGCGGCCGGGGTATTTCCCACGCGCTGCGGATTTTCCGACGGTGCGATTTGCCGTAGCCGAACGGTTTGTCGCGCCAGCCTTCGTCCACACGGGGCGCCTGCTTCCGTTTGAGTTCCGCTTCGCTCGGGTTTTGGTGGGACATGAGGATGGGAGCCGGACACCGGACACCCTGGACGTTGCCTTTTCTTATCCCAACACGGGCGCTGTAGTCTCGCGGGACAGTTCAGCCGTAACCTACACACTGGCTTTCGGCATGCTCCCCCAGGGTGACCCCTTGCCGGGGACACCATACAGGATACGGTGGGAGAGCAACCACACCCTCTGCTACCACACGTTCTGGAATGCTGGGTTCCCGCTACAAGTCATCAGCAGGCCATACCCGCAACCGTATCTCGTGGGCCGACACGAGAAGCTCTGCTTGCCAGTACCGGCGTCGGTGAGATTGGAGGAGTCAGCGGAGGTGGAACTCTATACACCCGCGTGGACTCGGGTAGCAGGGTTTGCTGCTCGTGTCCAGGCCGATGGGGAGCGGATGACCTGCTGCATTGTCCCTGGTTCGCTCCAGTCGGGGGTATACGTTTATCGCTTGCGCGTCGCTGGGTACGAGGAGTGGGGGAAACTGGTCGTTTGGGCCGAGCCGTGATAGCTGTGGAAGCCGCAGAGATTGGCAAGGCATATGTGCCTGGCCGATGGGTCTTTCGGTATGTTACGCTTCGTCTCAGTGCGGGCGAAGCGCTTGCTGTCGTTGGTCCGAATGGTTCTGGGAAGACGACCTTACTGAAGGTGCTCTGTGGTCTTGCCGAACCGACAGAGGGGAGGGTTTGGGCTATGCTCCGCGGTCAGCAGTACGCACCGCGGGAAGTCCTCAGTTGGGCCGTTGGTGTGGTCGCGCCGTTTCTGCAGTTGTATACTGAATTCACACCCTGGGAACTCGTGGGGCTGAGTCTGCGCCTCCGGGGGATGCAGTGGGATCAAAAAGAGACGGCAGCTCTGATGGAGCGGCTCGGGTTGCAAGGAGTCGCACAACAGAGGATTGGGACGCTCTCCACGGGGATGCAGCAACGCGTCCGTGTAGCCTTAGCAGTTGCCCATAAACCGCTCGTCTTTGTGCTGGATGAGGTGGCAGCAGTGCTGGATCCTGCCGGTAGAGAGGCCGTAGCGGAGTTGGTTGCGCAGCACCGCCAACAGGGCGGGATTGTGCTCGTTGCTACTAATGCCGACTACGAGCGCTCATGGTGCGAGCGTGTAATAGAATTGCCAAGTGGAAGAGAGCTCTGCGGGGGATAGCCCATGCAATGGTCTGCTCTTGTCTGCTGCGTATTGTGTTGCCTTGCAGTCGCTGATGTGGCCGTGGCGAGGGAGAAGCGAGCGCGGACGCAGTGGATAGCAGCCGTACGGTTGCCACAGCATTTAGAGTTCTGTGGAGAACCGGTGCCGTTGGAGCTCCCTGAAGTGCGGGAGGGGATAGAGCGAGAGCTCTACGTCTTGCTGCAGCAGCCAGGGCAGATCGTACTCTACCAGAAGCGTGCCGGACGTTACTTTGCTCTCTTTGAAGAAGCGCTTCGACGGGCAGGGATGCCATTGGACTTGAAGTACGTTGCGATTGCTGAGAGCGCTCTTTTGCCAACGGTCCAGTCGCCGAAGCAAGCCGTGGGATTGTGGCAGTTCATTCCAGAGACGGCGCGAGCAATGGGATTGCGAGTAGACGAATTTGTGGACGAGCGGCGCCATCCGGAAAGGAGCACCGCTGCGGCCATACGCTATTTGCAACAGGGATATCAGCTCTTTCGGAATTGGACGCTGGCCGTTGCGGGTTACAACATGGGGCACGAGAATTTGCAGATGCAGTTGCAAGCCCAGGGAGTCAGCAGCTTCTACGACGCTTTCCTCAACGAAGAGACCACCCGCTACATCTACCGCATCATCGCAATCAAGCATGTCATGGAGCACGCCCGGCGGTACGGTCTCGAGATCCCGCGGTCAGAGCGATACTCGGCCCCTGCTGTTCGGCATGTTCGGTGGGAGGGAGCGATTCCCGACCTTGTAGAGTGGGCTCGGCTCCAAGGAGCACGGTACAAGGATGTTCGCCTCCTCAATCCTTGGATCCTCAAGCCCCAGCTGCCGGAGCCGCCGAGCGGGCAGGCATACGAGATTGCTGTCCCAAAGCAGTGAAGCTACGCTGCCTGTGGCTGGAGGATGTCCTCAGAACTGATGAGGATGGCTCCAGCCTGCTGCATCTCCTGCAGTGCTCGCTCTCCGTCGCCCGGATTCACGTTAACAGCTCGGATAGCATCAGTCACAACATAAGTGCGGAAGCCTTCTCGGAGGGCATCCAGCGTTGAGGCCCGGACACAGTAGTCCGTGGCTAGCCCGGTAATGTAGAGCTCCGTCACTCCTTGCTGGCGTAAGTATTCAGCTAGGTTGACATTTGTGGCTTCAAAAGCCGAGTAGCCATCGTCCTGGGTGCCTGTTCCTTTGAGCAGGACTTGGTCGATCTTGTCTGTTCTCAGGCGCGGATGGAATTCAGCTCCCCAGGTACCCTGGACGCAGTGTGGAGGCCACTTCTGGAAGTGCGTCGTCTCTGCGGGATGCCAGTCTTTAGAAGCCACCACCAGCGGGAAGGCATCCATAAGCCGGTTGATAACCGGGACGACCGCATCCCCTTCAGGTACTGCGAGAGCGCCTCCGGGGCAGAAGTCGTTCTGTACGTCGACAACCAGGAGAGCCTTCATGGCTGCACTCGGGGTCGTTGGGGGAACCAGGAGCGATTACTGAAGACGAAGTGCCTCCTGGACCAGTCTGTCACGAAGTTCCATCAGCGAGCGGCTAATCCCGACGGGGTAAATGTGGGGGTTCTCAAAGCGCTTGTGGACGTCCGGAAGCTGGCGGAAGCGCTCCGCTGCGTATTCGCGGACTGCCGAAAGGGGAGGCAGAGGGGAGCAAAGCTCCCCGTTTTGGAGCACTGGGGTTAGAAGAGGTTCAGCATACAAGCCTTCTACCGCAATTCGCTGGATGGGGAAGAAGGGATGGTAGAGTTCACGGGGAACTGGTTCATGCCAAAGGGCTATTCCATCAGCAACGAAGGAGCCGTCGCTGGCGTAGTAACGGAAGAGCTGCTTGCGCCCCGGTAGGAGAATCTTTGTGAAGTCGTCCGACACCTTCAACGTCGGTCTACCGGCGTACTCCACGAGTTTGTAGACGCCATCCAGTGCGGGGCAGTCGTAAGCTGTCACCAACCGGGTGCCGACGCCGAAACCATCTATCGGTGCTCCCTGCTCCAGGAGGCTTCGAATGAGATACTCGTCGAGCTGGTTGGAGGTGAAGATCTTCACGTACTGGAGTCCTGCCTCATCCAGCATGCGGCGGGCCTGGCGGCTCAGAGCTGCGAGATCGCCACTGTCAATCCGAATGCCCAGTAGGCGATAGCCACGCTCTTCCAGCTCCCGAGCTACCTGGATAGCGTTCGGGATGCCGCTGGAGAGCGTGTTGTAGGTGTCTACCAAGAGTACGCAGCGGTCAGGGTAGAGCTGAGCGAAAGTGCGGAAGGCTTCCAGTTCATCCCCGAAGCTTTGAATCCAAGAGTGTGCCTGAGTCCCGGTGACAGGGATGCCGTAGAGCATTCCAGCGGCGACATTAGATGTGGCATCTGCCCCGCCAATATAGGAAGCCTTGCTGGCCAGCATTCCGCCCCAGCCTTGGGCACGTCGGAGGCCGAAGTCGGCAACGAAGCGATGACCTGCGACCCACCGAATGCGCATGGCCTTCGTTGCGATCAACGAGGCGAAGTTGAGGAGGTTCAGAACGAGAGTCTCCACAAGTTGGGCCTCCAGCAGTCTCCCTTCGACCCGGAGGATAGGCTCTCGCGGGAAGACGATCTCCCCTTCCCGGACACTCCAGATAGTGCCGCGGAAGCGAAAGGTGCGTAAGTACTCCAGGAAATCTTCCCGAAAGCCCTGTTGGCGTAAGTAGAGGAGGTCATCCTCACCGAAGTGGAGTGAGAGGAGGAGCTCTACTAGCTCGCTCAGACCGGCGAAGACTACGTAGCCCCCTTGGAAGGGGTTGGTACGGAAGAAGTACTCGAAGACTGCTGGCGATTCAGCACGACCACTGACGAAGTATCCTTGGGCCATCGTCAGCTCATAGAGGTCGGTATAGAGCCCAAGGTGTTCCAGAAAGTTACGCACCATGGTGGCTCTGTCGTTGTCAGCGCGTTCAGCGCACCGTTTACACGTTCAGTGCACCGTTTAGAAGTTCAAAGCTACGGCTTTATCGGCCGCAGAGAGCGCGAGTGGCAGGCTAGTCTGCATGTCAGTGTGTGCGTGCGATAGGACTACACAGCTACAGGCTTCGAGTTCATCTTGCTATGTTGATTCGAGTTGGCTTTGGGCTACAGTAGGTGGCTATTGGGTATCGAGCGGGCGCCGTAAGGGAGGGTAAAGGGTAAGTGTGCCTGCTGGATTCGGCATTGTCTATGAGTTGACAGTGGTGTAGTTTTGTGAGGTGGGATGTACCGGTAGCAGAGAGCAGGAGGAGCGACAATGGCAGTTCAGTCGCGCGAGATACCGCTGGGGATGAAGGTTCCCGATTTCGAACTGCTGGACGTCGTTTCGGGACAAAAGCGCTCACTACAAGAGCTGAAGTCAGAGCGTGCTACGGTCATTATGTTCATCTGCAACCACTGCCCGTACGTCAAGCACATTTTGCCGAAGCTTGTAGAGGTGGCACGTGAGTACGTTCCGAAGGGGGTCTCCTTCATCGCTATCAACTCCAACGATCCAGAGACGTATCCGGAGGATTCCCCAGAGAAGATGCGGGAGATAGCGCAACAGTTGGGGTATCCTTTCCCATACCTGTTCGACGAGACCCAAGAGGTTGCCCGTGCCTACGGAGCCCAGTGTACCCCAGAGTTCTTTGTGACTAACGCTGAGCTACATCTGCTCTACCATGGACGGTTTGATGCTTCTACCCCGAACAACGGTCTTCCCGTAACAGGGGAGGACTTGCGAGCCGCGTTGGATGCGCTCCTAGCAGGGCGTCCGGTGCCATATCCTCAGTATCCGGCAATTGGGTGTAGTATCAAGTGGCGGCAGCAAGCATAGGGGTGGCTGGCCTAGTAGTAGTGCTTGAATAGCGGTCGTGCTGGAAGCAGCCCTTGGGTAGGACGAAAACGCAAGGGGGAACGGGGGCAAACCTGACGAAGGTGCCCAATGGGGAATGAGATCGGGATTGGGCTAATTGGCTGTGGGGCTATAGGCTCTAGCGTGGCTGAGGCATTTGCTCACGGTGAGGTACCGGGTGGAGTGCTGAAGGCTGTCTGCGACCGCGACGAGGGGCGGGCGCGGGCGGTTGCATCGCTTGTGCCGATGTCCGTTAAGGTAGCGGCGAGTGTAGGGGAGCTGCTCGATGGCAGTGAGCTGCACCTAGTCGTAGAGGCAGCTTCCCAAGCGGCAGTCCACGAATACGGCAAGCAAGTCCTTCAGGCGGGGTGTGACTTCCTCATTCTCAGCGTAGGAGCCTTCTTAGAACCACCTGGTTCTGAGCTGCCAGCTGTGGCAGAAGAATGTGGGCGTCGGCTCTATATCCCTTCTGGAGGAATTGCCGGGATTGATGGGTTGAAGGCTGCGGCATTCTGAGGCGAGATCGAGGGAGTTCTCCTGACCACCCGCAAACCTCCGCATGCATTGGCACCTGAGGCGCTCACAGAGTGGCTCCAGCTCCATCCTTCAGAGATCCGTGAGCCTGTAGTGGTGTACGAAGGTCCTGCTCGTGAAGCCATACGTTATTTCCCCACGAACGTCAACATCGCCGCGACGTTGAGCCTTGCTGGAATTGGGCCCGAGAGGACGCTGGTCCGAATCATCGCAGACCCACGACTGACCCTAAACGTTCATGAAATCTACATCCGCGGCGCATTTGGAGAGCTCAGCATCACGGTGCGCAACATCCCGCATCCTCAGAATCCTCGTACAAGCTTGCTATCGGTCCTCTCGGTACTGGCAACTCTGCGGGAGATTTGCTGTCCGGGAATCCACTTGGGAGTGTAGAGCCAAGATGTGCTGAACGAGTTGGGGGCAGACCTTCTTGCGGAAAAGCCCCTGACGACTTCAGAAGCCGTGCTCTAAGACCGCTTCGGCGGCGCGTAGGCGGAGCCAATGTTGGCGTTGCAACACGGGAAGCTGAAGTCGCTCGGCAGATGCGTTCTCGGCAATGTGGTCTGGGGAGGTACTCGAGACCAGAACAGTCCCAATCCCCTCCGTTCGCTGGACGAGCGCTATGGCTAGTTGTGCTAAGGGGACGGGGGGGATGGGTACGTGGAGAGCATCCTCCAGTACTGTCCGCAGGTGGCGGGCCCGTTCCCAAGCGCGGGCGGCATAGAGGCGTCCAATATCCGCCAGCGCTTGGTGTAGACGTTGCACGTAGTGCTCCCACTCTTGGCGGGCACGCTCCGTCTGCAAGAGCGGGGTTACTATATCGCTCAGCGAACGCAGCCGCTCAGTGATGTAGCCCTGTCGAACTCGGCTCCAGTCCTCGTAGCTGGCAAACTCGTGCCAGTGGTCTTGCAAAAAGAGGCTTAGCGTTAGGGATTCTCGTAGCATCTCTCGCTGGACCCCGTTGAGGGGCTGCTCTGTGAGGAGGCGCAAGAGCTGGGTCTCTGTACGCAGGAACTCCCGAAGCAGACCCCGGATGTGTTCGACGGAGACGAGCGTAGTTTTCTCTACAGGAGGCTCTGCAATGAGCACTGGACGCTGACCCAAACGGGCGCTGAGCGGACGGTAAGCAATGACGTGAAGGGCTTGGCCCATTGCATACTCCAGTAGCGTCCGACCCTCGATGACCGTCTCGGTTGCCGCAGCAGCCTCGAAGAGGTTGAAGGGAATTGCCAACAGGCGGAAGCGGTGGTGTTCCCCTCCAGCTGAACTAGCAACGGCAATAAGCTCTGGTAGGGACAGTGGGATTGGTGTTTCCGGAGAAGACAAGAGTGCTTCGGATTGGATGCCATATGCACCGAGCCTTTCTCGGCGGGCCTCTTCCTCCAAGAAAGCGAACGCTTGTTCTAAGCGACGTAGGAGCTCATGGACAGCTTCGTCCTCGGGGAGTCCCTGCATACGGGCCCATTGGAGGAAGGTCTCGGGGGTCTGGAGCATGACTCCCGCTACTGCCCCCTGTCGGAGCCGCTGATAGCATTCGGCGAGCTGCTCTTGGAGGAACTCAGGATGGATGCAGTAGCCAAGCCCCTCGCGGAGTCGGAGAAATTCAGGGTAAGGGCGTCCTTCGTGTTCACGCTCCAGGGCCCGATGATAGAGGATTCCTTCCACAAGCCCGAGAGCGACAAGCACGAGTGGCTGCTGGCCCGTTTGTGTACTCCAGTCTCCCAGAATGGTCTGACCAAATCCATCGTCGTCACTAGGAGCAGAGGCAAAGAGCCGGACGCCACTGCGCCAGGCTGCTTCTATAAGCTGCTGGGAATCGTGCGGAGAGGTGAAACGGCATGTGTTGAGTCCAAGTGGAGGCAGCAGATAGTGGGGCATGGCAGCTTACCCTGGCTAGCTAGCACCAAACTCGAGGGCCACAAAAGTAAGGAGAAGCACCTGAAGGGCTTATGGCAATGACAGCAGAAGCGGTGCGTCATACTGCCGGCAAGGTGATAGGTCCCGGGCGATGGAAGAGCGGCGTATCTGGATTTTGCCCGACTTCGTGGTAAGCCAAATTGCTGCCGGCGAGGTGGTGCAGCGGCCAGAGTCGGTCGTCAAGGAGCTGGTAGAGAATGCTCTTGATGCAGGGGCGACAACGATTGCCGTCACAGTCCATGGCGGGGGCAAACGGCTCATCCACGTCGTGGACAACGGTTGTGGGATGAGTCGCCCTGACCTCCTCCTCTGCATTCAGCGTCACGCTACGAGTAAGCTGAGGAGTCTTGAAGACCTCCATCGGATTCGTACGCTGGGTTTCCGTGGCGAAGCTTTGGCCTCGATTGCTGCCGTTTCACAGTTAGAGATCCGAACGCGGCGAGCGGAAGACGCTGTCGGCTGGCGCCTCCTCTCCGAGCCGGAAGGGGAGCCGCGAGTAGAGCCGTATGCCTGCGAGAAAGGGACGCAGGTGTTCGTTCGGAATCTCTTCTACAACGTCCCAGCTCGGCGTAAGTTCCTCCGCTCCGACATTACCGAGTTCCGCTTGATTGCTGACATGATGACCCGCTTCGTCTTGGGGCAGCCCGATGTCCGCTTTGTCTTCAACGATGAGCGTACTCTGCTGTTCGATGTCCCGCCAGGGATGCTCCAGGAGCGTTTTGCCGTCCTCTTTGGGGATGAACTCGCCCAGCGAATGCTGCCTGTTGAGTACTGTACGGAGGGTCTTAGGATCTGGGGACTCATCGGGCATCCAGAGGTGAGCCGCCCCTCGCGGACCCATCAGTTCCTGTTCCTCAACCGCCGCTGGATTCGGCACAAGGGGCTCAGTCATGCAGTCTACACAGCGTACGAGCAGCTCCTGGACACGGGTAGCTACCCTGTCTTCGTGCTCCACATAGAAGTGGACCCAGAGGAGGTGGATGTGAACGTGCACCCGCAGAAGTACGAGGTCCGCTTCGAAGATGAGCAGCGTGCTTTCACTGCGATGCTGGAGGCAGTCCAGGGGACGCTCCGGCAGTACCACTTAGCACCCATCGTGGCAGTGGAGTTCGCTCATGCTCCAATGACAGTGGAGCGGACCCGAGAGGGAGAGCAACTGCTAGTCAATCGGCTAACGGGTGAGATCATAGCTCCCGCAAGGCCAGGGTTGCGACAAGAGAGTGTTGGAGGAGGCCGTGGGGAGCGAATTTCGGCGAGCGGAGACGCTACTCGGCATGTCCTCAACAGGGTCCCTGCAGGCGCAGAGCTTGCGTCTGGCCTCCTTGCGCCGACACTCGCAGTGCGGTGCTGGCAGATCCGCAGGACCTATATCCTCTGGGAGACGGCGGAAGGCTTGCGGCTCGTTGACCAG
The window above is part of the Candidatus Kapaibacterium sp. genome. Proteins encoded here:
- a CDS encoding immunoglobulin domain-containing protein; amino-acid sequence: MAWLVVTAAAFAAGTIIKQRPPSNLRECVGDTLILSVQAEPPLGESGLSYQWYKDGVQLADGGRISGAQTNTLRIVGVVPSDAGVYTVVVTTVPSGAAEEAQTQVEVAEAIQISQQPAAQTVCEGQQFSFLVQATGTITGYQWYHNGTIVPGAVQATYTATATIADTGEWWCVIIGPCGNVISNRVRLQVNVGPRITTAPTATAVCRGASFTLQVEATGTAPLQYQWYRDNVPIAGATQPTYQDVAAQTASYFVEVRNTCGTVRTDPVTVRVKEPPQITQHPQGGTFAPGSQVTLSVQATGEPPLSYQWYRDGVPLSGATSSTYVIPNMARSDEGTYFCVVSNECGSDTSDRVVLRLTGIVEQASHGGNILWAVAPHPVNASASIRYRLQEGGWMRLSILDVFGRPIVLLSEGVVAAGEYSQRLDVAALGLAPGAYIYQLETARGVVRQLMIVAR
- a CDS encoding ABC transporter ATP-binding protein, producing MIAVEAAEIGKAYVPGRWVFRYVTLRLSAGEALAVVGPNGSGKTTLLKVLCGLAEPTEGRVWAMLRGQQYAPREVLSWAVGVVAPFLQLYTEFTPWELVGLSLRLRGMQWDQKETAALMERLGLQGVAQQRIGTLSTGMQQRVRVALAVAHKPLVFVLDEVAAVLDPAGREAVAELVAQHRQQGGIVLVATNADYERSWCERVIELPSGRELCGG
- a CDS encoding lytic transglycosylase domain-containing protein; amino-acid sequence: MAREKRARTQWIAAVRLPQHLEFCGEPVPLELPEVREGIERELYVLLQQPGQIVLYQKRAGRYFALFEEALRRAGMPLDLKYVAIAESALLPTVQSPKQAVGLWQFIPETARAMGLRVDEFVDERRHPERSTAAAIRYLQQGYQLFRNWTLAVAGYNMGHENLQMQLQAQGVSSFYDAFLNEETTRYIYRIIAIKHVMEHARRYGLEIPRSERYSAPAVRHVRWEGAIPDLVEWARLQGARYKDVRLLNPWILKPQLPEPPSGQAYEIAVPKQ
- a CDS encoding nicotinamidase, whose translation is MKALLVVDVQNDFCPGGALAVPEGDAVVPVINRLMDAFPLVVASKDWHPAETTHFQKWPPHCVQGTWGAEFHPRLRTDKIDQVLLKGTGTQDDGYSAFEATNVNLAEYLRQQGVTELYITGLATDYCVRASTLDALREGFRTYVVTDAIRAVNVNPGDGERALQEMQQAGAILISSEDILQPQAA
- a CDS encoding nicotinate phosphoribosyltransferase, with the translated sequence MVRNFLEHLGLYTDLYELTMAQGYFVSGRAESPAVFEYFFRTNPFQGGYVVFAGLSELVELLLSLHFGEDDLLYLRQQGFREDFLEYLRTFRFRGTIWSVREGEIVFPREPILRVEGRLLEAQLVETLVLNLLNFASLIATKAMRIRWVAGHRFVADFGLRRAQGWGGMLASKASYIGGADATSNVAAGMLYGIPVTGTQAHSWIQSFGDELEAFRTFAQLYPDRCVLLVDTYNTLSSGIPNAIQVARELEERGYRLLGIRIDSGDLAALSRQARRMLDEAGLQYVKIFTSNQLDEYLIRSLLEQGAPIDGFGVGTRLVTAYDCPALDGVYKLVEYAGRPTLKVSDDFTKILLPGRKQLFRYYASDGSFVADGIALWHEPVPRELYHPFFPIQRIAVEGLYAEPLLTPVLQNGELCSPLPPLSAVREYAAERFRQLPDVHKRFENPHIYPVGISRSLMELRDRLVQEALRLQ
- a CDS encoding thioredoxin family protein, coding for MAVQSREIPLGMKVPDFELLDVVSGQKRSLQELKSERATVIMFICNHCPYVKHILPKLVEVAREYVPKGVSFIAINSNDPETYPEDSPEKMREIAQQLGYPFPYLFDETQEVARAYGAQCTPEFFVTNAELHLLYHGRFDASTPNNGLPVTGEDLRAALDALLAGRPVPYPQYPAIGCSIKWRQQA
- a CDS encoding Gfo/Idh/MocA family oxidoreductase yields the protein MGNEIGIGLIGCGAIGSSVAEAFAHGEVPGGVLKAVCDRDEGRARAVASLVPMSVKVAASVGELLDGSELHLVVEAASQAAVHEYGKQVLQAGCDFLILSVGAFLEPPGSELPAVAEECGRRLYIPSGGIAGIDGLKAAAF
- a CDS encoding DUF108 domain-containing protein, which codes for MAPEALTEWLQLHPSEIREPVVVYEGPAREAIRYFPTNVNIAATLSLAGIGPERTLVRIIADPRLTLNVHEIYIRGAFGELSITVRNIPHPQNPRTSLLSVLSVLATLREICCPGIHLGV
- the mutL gene encoding DNA mismatch repair endonuclease MutL is translated as MEERRIWILPDFVVSQIAAGEVVQRPESVVKELVENALDAGATTIAVTVHGGGKRLIHVVDNGCGMSRPDLLLCIQRHATSKLRSLEDLHRIRTLGFRGEALASIAAVSQLEIRTRRAEDAVGWRLLSEPEGEPRVEPYACEKGTQVFVRNLFYNVPARRKFLRSDITEFRLIADMMTRFVLGQPDVRFVFNDERTLLFDVPPGMLQERFAVLFGDELAQRMLPVEYCTEGLRIWGLIGHPEVSRPSRTHQFLFLNRRWIRHKGLSHAVYTAYEQLLDTGSYPVFVLHIEVDPEEVDVNVHPQKYEVRFEDEQRAFTAMLEAVQGTLRQYHLAPIVAVEFAHAPMTVERTREGEQLLVNRLTGEIIAPARPGLRQESVGGGRGERISASGDATRHVLNRVPAGAELASGLLAPTLAVRCWQIRRTYILWETAEGLRLVDQHVAHERVLYERFRQAWELGQRLPQRLLLPLPIALSPAERALVEELWEALHATGFELQRLPSGDYELTAAPADLPSGQEEQTLRELLAAYQQQRPLITGSVVGWLLATMACKAAVKAGDLLTEAEMQALLQQLQECRLPYVCPHGRPVIVELPWEEVERLFERR